A genome region from Hevea brasiliensis isolate MT/VB/25A 57/8 chromosome 7, ASM3005281v1, whole genome shotgun sequence includes the following:
- the LOC110633408 gene encoding mitochondrial import receptor subunit TOM7-1: protein MASRVSLKSKGKSSVGKVSKGMDDKSTTQCLKEWSNWALKKAKVITHYGFIPLVIIIGMNSEPKPQLYQLLAPV from the coding sequence ATGGCGTCTAGGGTTTCGCTCAAGAGCAAAGGCAAGAGCAGCGTCGGGAAGGTATCAAAGGGCATGGATGACAAATCGACCACGCAGTGCTTGAAGGAGTGGAGCAATTGGGCCTTGAAGAAGGCTAAAGTCATCACGCACTATGGATTCATTCCTCTAGTCATAATAATCGGCATGAACTCCGAGCCTAAGCCTCAGCTCTACCAGCTCCTAGCTCCTGTCTGA
- the LOC110633385 gene encoding caffeoyl-CoA O-methyltransferase 1: protein MAPGLEEHQNHQGGHQNLQQSLAIYKDILETKEPEPTEEQQKLVGRSQEIGHKSLLQTDALYQYILETSVYPRESEPLKELRELTANHPWNVMTTSADEGQFLGMLLKLINAKNTMEIGVYTGYSLLATALALPDDGKILAMDINRENYELGLPVIEKAGVAHKIDFREGPALPVLDQLIQDGKYHGTFDFIFVDADKDNYLNYHKRTIELVKVGGLIGYDNTLWNGSVAAPPDAPLKKYIRVYLDYVLEFNKAMAADPRVEICQLPVGDGITLCRRIS from the exons ATGGCTCCAGGTCTCGAAGAGCACCAAAACCACCAAGGTGGCCACCAAAATCTTCAACAGAGTCTTGCTATTTACAAG GATATTCTTGAAACTAAGGAGCCTGAACCAACAGAGGAGCAGCAAAAACTAGTTGGTAGAAGCCAGGAAATTGGACACAAGAGTCTCTTACAGACTGATGCTCTTTACCAG TATATACTTGAAACTAGTGTATATCCTAGGGAGTCTGAACCATTGAAAGAGCTTCGCGAATTGACAGCAAACCATCCATG GAACGTCATGACCACTTCAGCTGATGAAGGGCAATTCTTGGGCATGCTTCTTAAGCTCATCAATGCCAAGAATACCATGGAAATTGGTGTTTACACTGGCTACTCTCTTCTTGCCACTGCTCTTGCTCTTCCTGATGATGGCAAG ATATTGGCCATGGACATCAATCGTGAAAACTATGAACTGGGTCTACCTGTAATTGAAAAAGCTGGTGTTGCTCACAAGATTGACTTCAGAGAAGGCCCTGCTCTTCCTGTTCTTGATCAATTGATCCAAGAT GGAAAATACCACGGAACGTTTGATTTTATCTTTGTGGATGCTGACAAAGACAATTACCTCAACTACCACAAGAGGACCATTGAGCTTGTGAAGGTCGGAGGACTCATCGGCTATGACAATACCCTGTGGAATGGTTCTGTGGCGGCACCCCCTGATGCACCACTGAAGAAATATATCAGGGTCTACCTGGATTATGTGTTGGAGTTCAACAAGGCCATGGCTGCTGATCCAAGGGTCGAGATTTGCCAGCTCCCTGTTGGTGATGGGATTACTCTATGCCGCCGCATTAGCTGA